One part of the Bdellovibrio sp. KM01 genome encodes these proteins:
- the rffA gene encoding dTDP-4-amino-4,6-dideoxygalactose transaminase, whose product MKIPFNLPPHSHNEEKYISQAIANRKLSGEGAFNKKVVEWFKNHLKCEMAVITPSCTSALEMAMVLADIGPGDEVILPSYTFTSTANVIALYGATPVFVDIDPKTMNMDVAAMEKAITPKTKAVMPVHYAGISCEMDRIMALSEKHGFIVVADAAQAIFSNYKGKPTGAWGHMAAYSFHETKNIVCGEGGALVINDKRFVARAEVVRDKGTNRQQFLNGQVDKYTWQDKGSSYLQSELAVAFLFAQLEEGEKITAHRVAHWNQYHQGFADLEKQGHLSRMQVPGDCQTNAHIYYFLCKNPEERAKLWSFLKEKDIQSTTHYVPLHSAPAGIKYGRVAGSMKVTDDLANRLLRMPMYEDLKKEEVAFVINQVHEFYKNQ is encoded by the coding sequence ATGAAAATTCCATTTAATCTGCCCCCGCATAGCCACAACGAAGAGAAATATATTTCTCAAGCCATCGCCAATCGTAAATTATCTGGCGAAGGTGCCTTTAATAAAAAAGTCGTTGAGTGGTTTAAGAATCATCTGAAATGTGAAATGGCCGTCATCACTCCTAGCTGTACTTCTGCTTTGGAGATGGCGATGGTTCTTGCTGACATCGGCCCGGGTGACGAAGTCATCTTGCCTTCTTATACATTTACTTCCACGGCTAACGTTATTGCCCTTTATGGGGCGACTCCTGTTTTCGTTGATATCGATCCGAAGACTATGAATATGGACGTGGCTGCAATGGAAAAAGCAATCACTCCTAAAACCAAAGCGGTTATGCCGGTTCACTATGCGGGTATATCCTGCGAAATGGATCGCATCATGGCTTTGTCTGAAAAACACGGCTTTATTGTCGTGGCCGATGCAGCTCAAGCGATTTTCTCTAATTATAAGGGAAAACCTACGGGAGCTTGGGGCCATATGGCGGCTTACAGCTTTCACGAAACGAAAAACATCGTGTGCGGCGAAGGTGGTGCTTTAGTTATTAATGATAAACGTTTCGTTGCGCGCGCTGAAGTCGTGCGCGACAAAGGAACGAATCGTCAGCAGTTCTTAAATGGTCAAGTGGATAAATACACTTGGCAGGACAAGGGGTCTTCGTATCTGCAATCAGAATTGGCTGTAGCCTTCTTGTTTGCGCAACTGGAAGAGGGTGAAAAAATCACCGCTCACCGTGTAGCGCACTGGAATCAGTACCACCAAGGTTTTGCTGATTTGGAAAAACAAGGTCACCTATCTCGCATGCAAGTACCTGGCGACTGCCAAACGAATGCGCATATCTATTACTTCTTATGCAAAAACCCTGAAGAGCGCGCAAAACTTTGGTCTTTCCTTAAAGAAAAAGACATTCAATCGACAACTCACTATGTACCCCTTCACTCAGCTCCTGCCGGCATTAAATATGGCCGAGTAGCGGGCTCTATGAAGGTGACGGATGATTTGGCGAACCGCCTGCTGCGTATGCCGATGTACGAAGATCTTAAAAAAGAAGAAGTAGCATTCGTGATCAATCAGGTTCACGAATTCTATAAAAACCAATAG
- a CDS encoding glycosyltransferase family 4 protein, giving the protein MKPVRLLHAIHSFSWGGLELYSTELIIKLQATHVEQWVLCFEGSRIAKELKAAGVRTIETTGKKISKLNEAGLIRGAIRKHDITHLHSHTRIDMWAACVARWFNKDIKHVYNLYMNAIPKRDFVHRALFRRVDALCSSSEDILKDVKRNFPIDPSKLKLVRYGRDTDRFVPSPALREQIREKFAVQKDQMVIGTLCRIDAGKGVRELVESLDYLPDEDLKNVQIWVIGDRTVLGQSDKGEVIYEPESQALYDWMLARAQSDRLKNHLHHISFQREYIPYIDALDIFALASYNETYSLSVIDAMMMGKPVIGTNAGGTPEQVGGSERGVLAEPRSGQALADCIRYYLMHPDKALKHGEKGRDWALHNHNWPNTLKHFIELYQKL; this is encoded by the coding sequence ATGAAACCAGTCCGACTTCTGCATGCAATACATTCTTTTTCATGGGGCGGACTGGAGCTTTACTCCACAGAACTTATTATTAAACTTCAGGCGACTCATGTTGAACAATGGGTTTTGTGCTTTGAAGGCTCGCGCATTGCCAAGGAATTAAAAGCTGCTGGCGTGCGTACGATTGAAACGACTGGCAAAAAGATTTCTAAACTCAACGAAGCGGGTCTGATTCGCGGAGCGATTCGCAAACACGACATCACTCACCTGCACTCGCATACTCGTATCGACATGTGGGCCGCTTGTGTGGCTCGCTGGTTTAACAAAGACATCAAACACGTTTATAATCTGTATATGAATGCCATCCCTAAGCGGGATTTCGTGCATAGAGCTTTATTTCGCCGCGTGGATGCCCTGTGCAGTTCTTCTGAAGATATTTTGAAGGACGTTAAAAGGAATTTTCCGATTGATCCATCAAAGTTAAAGCTAGTCCGTTATGGGCGCGACACGGATAGGTTCGTTCCCTCCCCGGCGCTTCGCGAACAAATTCGCGAAAAGTTTGCGGTTCAAAAAGATCAAATGGTGATCGGAACCCTTTGCCGTATCGATGCGGGCAAGGGCGTTCGCGAACTGGTGGAGTCTTTGGACTATCTTCCTGACGAAGACCTTAAAAATGTACAGATCTGGGTTATTGGGGATCGTACGGTTTTGGGCCAAAGCGATAAGGGCGAAGTTATCTACGAGCCTGAATCTCAGGCTTTGTATGATTGGATGCTGGCTCGTGCCCAGTCAGATCGCTTGAAAAATCACCTGCACCATATTTCTTTTCAGCGCGAGTACATTCCTTATATCGATGCATTGGATATCTTTGCCCTGGCATCTTATAACGAAACTTATTCTTTAAGCGTGATTGATGCGATGATGATGGGGAAGCCCGTGATCGGCACTAATGCGGGTGGAACTCCGGAACAAGTCGGTGGCAGCGAGCGTGGAGTTCTAGCCGAACCACGCTCTGGACAAGCGTTGGCAGATTGCATTCGCTATTACCTTATGCATCCCGATAAAGCGCTAAAGCACGGCGAAAAAGGTCGTGATTGGGCTTTGCACAACCACAACTGGCCGAATACACTAAAGCACTTCATCGAGCTTTATCAGAAGCTTTAA
- a CDS encoding ferrous iron transporter B: protein MCPSDVESVNIAAAGSEERVIALVGAPNSGKTTLYNWLTGSRFKTVNYPGATVEYSLGKLAPHLGHGILAMDTPGTYSLHPKSADEVVTIKSIYENPEFGEATAIVVVLDGTQLSRHLQLALQVKETGFPMIVVITMADLLRKEGIEIDMEYLRKTLGCPVIQFDGLLAGGLLEIVEAAKNVSLDSFPKRPRVWDFDELDLKMKECDRIAKEALSHKTDHPEVRLKKIVEKTEKIDRLLLHPTFGLIMFLVIMSALFSSIFWLAAPFMDYVDQGFSFLNKVVNDLGPGTLWADFLANGVVSSFGAVLVFVPQIFILFFGIGLLESSGYLARAATLIDRPFSALGMSGRSFVPILSGFACAVPAIIATRNISSARDRWITSFVIPLMQCSARLPVYALLIAFLFHGESALMAGIVFASLYLGSLFVGGLAAGIVNKFLPHNDNSFFMMELPIYRRPKFRVLLRQSLTRTMNYVKRAGPMIFVFAVIIWVGTNFPNYNNENAHDKLEQSYAGQLGKVIEPVVAPMGVDWRVGVGLISAFAAREVFVSSLAVTFNVADDNEDTQQQSLLTQMSEAVNKDGQKVFTISSVIGLMIFFMIALQCMTTVAIQARESGSIKMAVGQLIAFNVVAYVLVVIVVQGLRALGVS from the coding sequence ATGTGCCCAAGTGACGTTGAAAGCGTAAACATTGCTGCCGCAGGCAGTGAAGAACGTGTGATCGCTCTGGTCGGTGCGCCGAATTCTGGAAAAACAACTCTCTATAACTGGCTTACGGGTTCGCGTTTTAAAACTGTGAACTATCCGGGTGCGACGGTTGAGTACTCTTTGGGCAAGCTTGCTCCGCATTTGGGGCACGGTATCCTTGCGATGGACACTCCAGGAACTTACAGTCTTCATCCTAAGAGTGCCGACGAAGTCGTTACCATTAAATCAATCTATGAAAATCCTGAATTCGGCGAAGCGACTGCCATCGTAGTTGTTCTGGATGGAACGCAGTTGTCTCGACATTTGCAACTGGCTTTGCAGGTGAAAGAAACCGGATTCCCCATGATCGTCGTGATCACGATGGCCGATCTTTTACGCAAAGAAGGTATCGAGATCGACATGGAATACCTGCGTAAAACCCTGGGCTGTCCAGTGATCCAATTCGATGGACTGCTGGCGGGGGGATTGCTTGAAATCGTGGAAGCGGCTAAAAATGTTTCCCTCGATTCTTTCCCAAAACGTCCCCGCGTATGGGACTTTGATGAATTAGATTTGAAAATGAAAGAGTGCGATCGCATTGCGAAGGAAGCTCTTTCTCATAAAACGGATCATCCTGAAGTTCGTCTTAAAAAGATTGTCGAGAAAACCGAAAAGATCGATCGCCTTTTGTTGCACCCAACATTTGGTTTGATCATGTTCCTGGTGATCATGAGTGCGCTGTTTTCTTCCATCTTCTGGTTGGCGGCACCCTTCATGGATTACGTGGATCAAGGTTTTAGCTTCTTAAACAAAGTCGTAAACGATTTAGGACCTGGAACTTTGTGGGCAGACTTCCTGGCAAACGGCGTGGTCTCAAGTTTCGGTGCCGTCCTGGTGTTCGTTCCGCAGATTTTCATTTTGTTCTTTGGTATCGGTTTGCTGGAAAGCTCTGGTTACTTGGCGCGTGCGGCGACATTGATTGATCGTCCGTTCTCGGCTTTGGGTATGAGTGGTCGTTCTTTCGTTCCAATTTTGTCTGGTTTTGCGTGTGCAGTTCCAGCCATCATCGCAACTCGCAATATCTCTTCAGCGCGTGATCGTTGGATCACCTCATTCGTGATTCCACTGATGCAGTGTTCGGCTCGTTTGCCGGTCTATGCTTTATTGATTGCGTTCCTATTCCACGGAGAGTCGGCGTTGATGGCGGGGATCGTGTTTGCATCCTTGTATCTTGGTTCATTGTTTGTCGGTGGCTTGGCTGCTGGGATCGTGAATAAGTTCCTTCCGCATAACGACAACTCGTTCTTTATGATGGAGCTTCCAATTTACCGCCGTCCTAAGTTCCGCGTTCTTCTTCGTCAGTCTTTGACTCGTACGATGAACTACGTAAAGCGCGCTGGTCCTATGATCTTCGTGTTTGCGGTGATCATTTGGGTCGGAACAAACTTCCCGAACTACAATAACGAAAATGCCCATGACAAGCTTGAGCAGTCATATGCCGGTCAATTGGGTAAAGTGATCGAACCCGTCGTTGCTCCAATGGGAGTTGACTGGCGCGTCGGTGTGGGCTTGATTTCTGCCTTCGCTGCTCGAGAAGTATTCGTTTCATCATTGGCAGTAACGTTCAACGTTGCTGACGACAACGAAGACACTCAACAACAATCACTCCTCACGCAAATGAGCGAGGCGGTCAATAAAGACGGTCAGAAAGTCTTTACGATCAGCAGTGTGATCGGGCTTATGATATTCTTTATGATCGCGCTTCAGTGTATGACTACCGTCGCAATTCAAGCCCGTGAAAGCGGCTCTATCAAAATGGCCGTGGGCCAACTGATAGCGTTTAACGTCGTCGCCTATGTCTTAGTTGTCATCGTCGTCCAAGGACTCCGAGCTCTCGGAGTCTCTTAG
- a CDS encoding FeoA family protein gives MTLLDAKLKPGQTVEILKIDGEHLLRERLHEMGLRSGMELTILGRAPFGGPLLVRFKTSFLALRNEEAACAQVTLKA, from the coding sequence ATGACTTTGTTAGACGCCAAATTAAAGCCGGGTCAGACCGTTGAAATCCTGAAGATAGACGGGGAGCATCTCTTGCGTGAACGTCTTCATGAAATGGGACTGCGTTCTGGTATGGAATTAACGATTCTGGGCAGAGCACCATTCGGTGGTCCGTTGTTAGTTCGTTTTAAAACCAGCTTTTTGGCTTTACGTAATGAGGAGGCAGCATGTGCCCAAGTGACGTTGAAAGCGTAA
- a CDS encoding 6-carboxytetrahydropterin synthase, with the protein MSTTTLHLAKQNFKFSAAHFLIFDETHAEKLHGHNYQVKVDINAPADESQHSDGYFMDFNVFKKFIKARLDVWDEIVLLPQNHPDMKFKKTDKSLEVTFRDRFYVFPLNEVILLPVTNTSVENLSKILAEEFFAEFKKYGVQKVVVSVEETQGQGASTAVGK; encoded by the coding sequence ATGTCTACGACCACCTTGCATTTGGCCAAGCAAAATTTCAAATTTTCAGCAGCGCACTTTCTGATTTTTGATGAAACGCATGCGGAAAAGCTTCATGGCCACAATTATCAGGTCAAAGTCGACATCAATGCCCCGGCTGACGAATCTCAGCACTCGGACGGCTATTTTATGGATTTCAATGTCTTTAAGAAATTCATCAAGGCGCGCTTGGATGTGTGGGATGAAATCGTCCTTTTGCCGCAAAATCATCCTGACATGAAATTCAAAAAAACGGATAAGTCCCTGGAAGTGACTTTCCGTGATCGTTTTTATGTTTTCCCGTTAAACGAAGTGATCTTGCTGCCAGTTACGAATACCAGCGTGGAAAATCTCTCAAAGATTTTAGCAGAAGAGTTTTTTGCGGAATTCAAAAAATACGGCGTGCAAAAAGTCGTGGTTTCAGTTGAGGAAACTCAAGGTCAGGGCGCTTCGACAGCCGTCGGAAAATAG
- the queD gene encoding 6-carboxytetrahydropterin synthase QueD: protein MKFELKQHFQIESARFLPHLPASHPCSRMHGHSFKIVLTLVGPLDEKIGWVIDYNDIQAAMKPILEQIDHRVLNEVPGLENPTSELLAKWIFDHAKKALPILTRVSVAETPLTECAYPA, encoded by the coding sequence ATGAAATTCGAACTGAAGCAGCATTTTCAAATTGAATCCGCCCGTTTCCTACCCCATTTACCAGCAAGTCATCCTTGTTCGCGCATGCACGGACACAGTTTTAAGATTGTACTGACTCTTGTTGGCCCCTTGGATGAAAAAATTGGATGGGTCATCGATTATAACGACATTCAAGCTGCGATGAAACCGATTCTGGAACAGATCGATCACCGAGTTTTAAACGAAGTGCCGGGCCTGGAAAATCCCACATCAGAGTTGCTGGCAAAGTGGATCTTTGATCACGCTAAAAAAGCGCTCCCGATTTTGACTCGTGTTTCAGTCGCGGAAACGCCACTGACCGAATGTGCCTACCCCGCATAA
- a CDS encoding DUF4421 family protein, whose amino-acid sequence MSFLFLKESILFSLLVLSLGVSAQPNTPAKRNKKTPVTITSQPVLTPSKTSPPPTPHPSPTPTGVSAAESARSEATKKAIKREYENSLQVGMLLKTLKATTSGAGDNHNVALDPNTPPGYALGYSNRPLGISLEANVAYGAARADKVATSAEDYQLRYFNGRLGAEFIYQRYQGFNQSPTADANNDGFITADEYSLPDLKISMLQSQFEWAYYGVSALEAFGPNWKKPAVDGLAFYALMSLSQVEIENPTPFLPQSTPADYGEDATLVKGKYQSMAVGLGSSYVWQWTRFYVAIFGSAQAGPQKQVYETTSTRWDNLKYTWWVQAKMAIGYDWGPWYVSIIGHTQPVNVDLKTMDMSFFSQAAGLYVGSRF is encoded by the coding sequence GTGAGCTTTTTGTTTTTAAAGGAATCGATTTTATTCAGCCTTTTAGTTTTGAGCTTAGGAGTGTCGGCACAACCGAACACACCGGCAAAACGTAACAAGAAGACACCGGTCACGATCACCTCGCAGCCGGTACTCACTCCATCGAAAACTTCTCCTCCACCAACACCGCATCCATCCCCGACACCGACTGGTGTTTCTGCAGCCGAAAGCGCAAGATCCGAAGCCACTAAGAAAGCTATCAAAAGGGAATACGAAAACTCACTGCAAGTCGGTATGCTTTTAAAAACTTTGAAAGCCACAACTTCGGGAGCGGGTGATAATCACAACGTGGCTCTGGATCCGAATACTCCGCCGGGTTATGCCCTTGGTTATTCCAATCGACCCTTGGGTATATCCTTAGAAGCGAACGTTGCTTACGGGGCTGCTCGCGCGGATAAAGTGGCGACTTCGGCTGAGGACTATCAACTTCGTTATTTCAATGGCCGCTTAGGGGCTGAGTTTATTTATCAACGCTATCAAGGTTTCAATCAAAGCCCCACCGCTGATGCCAACAATGACGGCTTTATCACCGCCGACGAATATTCGTTGCCGGATTTAAAAATTTCGATGCTGCAGTCGCAGTTTGAGTGGGCTTATTATGGCGTGAGTGCCTTGGAAGCTTTTGGTCCTAACTGGAAAAAGCCCGCTGTGGATGGTTTGGCTTTTTATGCGCTGATGAGTCTGTCGCAAGTTGAAATTGAAAATCCCACTCCGTTCTTGCCGCAAAGTACGCCTGCCGATTACGGCGAAGATGCTACTTTGGTGAAAGGGAAATATCAGAGTATGGCCGTGGGCCTCGGGTCTTCTTATGTGTGGCAGTGGACAAGATTTTATGTTGCGATTTTCGGCAGCGCTCAGGCGGGTCCGCAAAAACAAGTTTACGAAACAACATCCACTCGCTGGGATAATTTAAAATACACGTGGTGGGTTCAAGCCAAGATGGCCATCGGTTATGACTGGGGTCCGTGGTATGTCAGCATCATCGGTCATACTCAGCCTGTGAACGTCGATTTAAAAACGATGGATATGTCGTTCTTCTCACAAGCCGCCGGTTTGTATGTAGGCTCCCGCTTTTAA
- the asd gene encoding archaetidylserine decarboxylase (Phosphatidylserine decarboxylase is synthesized as a single chain precursor. Generation of the pyruvoyl active site from a Ser is coupled to cleavage of a Gly-Ser bond between the larger (beta) and smaller (alpha chains). It is an integral membrane protein.), protein MSAITRILPKRSLSRLVGKIMHFEGPKWWANLSIRGFAWWYNIALEDAEKAYNQYPSIGEFFIRKLKPGIRPVGSAWAVHPADSVITQAQQIEKGTLIQAKGHTYELKEFTMDPDAYKKWDGGFFMTYYLCPTDYHRVHSPVDGGISDVRYMPGELWPVNEWSTTNVKDLFSINERVLVEIQTDMGPVGVVFVGATNVGHIVLSFDEKIRGNQAGEPEYQHKKYTPALTVKRGDELGMFRMGSTIVMLYPPAFREKFGAQLNLGPSVKVNASLIK, encoded by the coding sequence ATGTCAGCAATCACTCGTATTTTACCTAAAAGAAGCCTCAGCCGTCTGGTTGGAAAAATAATGCACTTTGAAGGGCCTAAATGGTGGGCAAACCTGTCTATCCGTGGTTTTGCCTGGTGGTACAACATCGCCCTTGAGGACGCTGAAAAAGCCTATAACCAATACCCAAGCATTGGCGAGTTCTTCATTCGTAAATTAAAGCCAGGCATTCGCCCGGTGGGTTCGGCGTGGGCGGTACATCCTGCTGACAGCGTGATCACGCAAGCACAACAAATCGAAAAAGGCACTCTGATTCAGGCAAAGGGTCACACTTATGAACTGAAAGAGTTCACAATGGATCCAGATGCTTATAAAAAATGGGATGGTGGGTTCTTTATGACTTACTATCTTTGCCCAACGGACTATCACCGTGTGCATTCTCCAGTAGATGGCGGCATCAGTGATGTTCGCTATATGCCAGGGGAGTTGTGGCCCGTAAATGAGTGGAGCACAACGAACGTTAAAGACCTGTTTTCGATCAACGAACGCGTTTTGGTTGAAATCCAAACAGACATGGGACCCGTGGGCGTCGTGTTCGTAGGTGCTACTAACGTAGGTCACATCGTTCTAAGCTTTGACGAAAAAATCCGCGGAAACCAAGCGGGCGAGCCGGAGTATCAACACAAAAAGTACACTCCTGCATTGACGGTAAAACGTGGCGATGAGTTGGGGATGTTCCGTATGGGTTCCACCATCGTGATGCTTTACCCACCAGCCTTCCGCGAGAAATTCGGCGCCCAGTTGAACCTGGGACCTTCCGTTAAAGTGAATGCTTCGTTAATCAAGTAA
- a CDS encoding NAD(P)/FAD-dependent oxidoreductase, translating into MAKIFNNIEIPIDQDLEEKLQWLVPEHGPYRILRQSVDARRAHSPHFVYSIEVAEKGETLNIPEFNLEKIATPREKPLIVGTGPAGLFAALRFVERGVPCVLFERGSDSGARMKGINQYWRHGKLDTRNNVCFGEGGAGLYSDGKLITRIKSPHIPYVMNRLVQFGAPAEIQWLSNPHVGSDRIRRVIPKLREYLKANGCEIHFNTQVTEILMAGKQTVGVRTEHGTEFKSPHVILATGHSAEDMINHLNEIGVHLDGKSFAMGLRIEHSQAEINKIQYRQFSEHPKLGAANYKLADHDDKTGIGVYSFCMCPGGYVLSAGTEEDGIVCNGMSNYNRNSPFANAAIVVSIDHNKLFGNDVFGGMKLRRQLETQALKSVREAGGTKELPAQNLLDFLGGTSKKGPRNLRAGSSPSGAINIRLDEILPAHMTKRIQEGLNKFNRNMKGFVVEDAQLYGIESRTSCPVRVTRDNESLESVSHAGLYPAGEGAGYAGGITSAACDGIKIAEKIIEKLQ; encoded by the coding sequence ATGGCGAAGATATTCAATAATATCGAGATTCCTATTGATCAGGATCTTGAAGAGAAACTTCAATGGTTAGTTCCCGAGCATGGGCCCTACCGCATCCTTCGCCAAAGTGTCGACGCCCGTCGCGCTCATTCTCCCCACTTTGTTTATTCGATTGAGGTCGCTGAAAAAGGTGAAACTCTCAACATTCCAGAATTCAATTTAGAAAAAATCGCGACTCCTAGAGAAAAACCCCTGATCGTCGGCACCGGTCCTGCGGGTTTGTTTGCAGCTTTGCGCTTTGTCGAGCGCGGAGTGCCTTGCGTATTGTTCGAGCGCGGATCTGATTCTGGTGCGCGTATGAAGGGCATCAATCAGTACTGGCGTCATGGCAAACTTGATACTCGTAACAACGTTTGCTTTGGTGAAGGTGGCGCGGGTCTTTACTCTGACGGTAAATTGATCACGCGTATTAAATCTCCGCACATTCCTTATGTGATGAATCGGTTGGTGCAATTTGGTGCACCGGCGGAAATTCAATGGTTATCGAATCCTCACGTGGGTTCGGATCGAATTCGTCGTGTGATTCCAAAACTTCGTGAATACTTAAAAGCCAATGGTTGCGAAATCCATTTTAACACTCAGGTGACTGAGATTTTGATGGCAGGTAAGCAAACTGTCGGTGTGCGAACTGAGCACGGCACAGAATTCAAATCTCCGCACGTGATCCTGGCGACGGGTCACTCGGCTGAAGACATGATCAATCACTTGAACGAAATTGGCGTGCATTTGGATGGTAAATCCTTTGCGATGGGTCTGCGTATTGAGCACTCCCAGGCCGAGATCAATAAAATCCAATATCGTCAGTTCTCTGAACATCCTAAATTGGGTGCTGCGAACTATAAGCTTGCGGACCATGACGATAAAACCGGTATCGGTGTTTACTCATTCTGTATGTGCCCAGGTGGATACGTATTATCTGCGGGAACTGAAGAAGACGGTATCGTTTGTAACGGGATGAGTAACTACAACCGTAATTCCCCGTTTGCGAATGCGGCGATTGTGGTGTCTATCGATCATAACAAACTTTTCGGCAATGACGTATTCGGCGGGATGAAACTGCGACGTCAGCTTGAAACTCAAGCTTTGAAATCCGTACGTGAAGCTGGTGGAACGAAAGAATTGCCTGCACAAAATCTTTTGGATTTCCTGGGTGGCACTTCTAAAAAAGGTCCTCGCAACTTGCGTGCGGGCTCTTCTCCTTCAGGTGCAATCAACATCCGTTTGGATGAGATCTTACCGGCACACATGACGAAACGTATTCAGGAAGGTTTGAATAAGTTCAACCGTAACATGAAAGGCTTCGTCGTCGAAGACGCTCAATTGTACGGTATTGAATCCCGTACCAGCTGCCCGGTGCGTGTCACGCGCGATAACGAGTCGTTGGAGAGCGTTTCTCATGCGGGTCTATATCCTGCAGGTGAAGGCGCTGGATACGCTGGCGGAATCACTTCCGCTGCGTGTGACGGAATCAAAATCGCTGAAAAAATCATCGAAAAACTTCAGTAA
- a CDS encoding GlsB/YeaQ/YmgE family stress response membrane protein: MHILGVLLIGFLVGLVARFFMPGKQGLGIIMTTVLGIIGAVVGTYIGQALGWYAEGEPAGFIASVFGAMVVLFVAKLLSKK; this comes from the coding sequence ATGCATATTTTAGGCGTTTTGTTGATTGGCTTTCTGGTAGGACTCGTGGCTCGTTTCTTTATGCCGGGCAAACAGGGCTTGGGCATTATCATGACAACTGTCCTGGGCATCATCGGTGCGGTCGTTGGCACTTATATTGGCCAAGCACTGGGATGGTATGCAGAGGGAGAACCAGCTGGTTTTATTGCATCTGTTTTCGGTGCTATGGTGGTTTTGTTCGTCGCAAAACTGTTATCCAAAAAGTAA